The window CCTATAATAAAGAACATGGCATCACCCCTGTCAGCATTAAAAAATCCGTCACGGACATACTTTCCACAATATATGAATCTGACTACTACACCGTGCCGCTTGAGGAAGAGGAAAAAGATATTGATATTGCTCCGGACAAAATTGCCCAGACAATTAATACGCTAAACAAAGAGATGAAAGAGGCCGCTAAAAATTTAGAATACGAAACTGCCGCCAAAAAAAGAGACCGGATTAAAAAACTAAGAGAACTTGAGGTTCAGTATTTAGGAAATGAGGACAAGGGCTCGCAAATTAAATAATTACCTCTAAGTAGATAGATGCTTTTTTAGATCTTCTGCGAGTTTCTTATTAAAGCCTGAAAGAGACTCTATCTCTGAAACCGCGGCTTCTCTTATTTTCGATATTGAGCCAAAGTGTTTAATCAAAACCTTTTTACGCTTAGTGCCTATTCCCGGTATAGAGTCCAGCTCTGAAGTGAGCGCTTTTTTCCCGCGTAGGCTTTTATGATAAGTGATCGCAAACCTGTGGGCTTCGTCTCTTATTCTCATTAAGAGAAAAAGAGCTTCTGAATTTTTTGAAAAAATAATGGGATTTTTTCTGCCGTGTATATAAATCTTATCGCTCTCCCCCTCTTTTCTACCCTTAGCGATTGAAGCGAGATCAACTTTGTCTAAATATGAGAGCTCCTGAAGAACGTTCTGCGCTATGTTGAGTTGGCCCTTTCCGCCGTCTATTAAAATGAGATCGGGCACTTCCCAGCCTTGCTGATCGGCCCTTGCCAGCCTTCTACTAAGAACCTCGTGCATGCTGGCATAGTCGTTTGGCCCTTTTACATTTTTTATTTTATAACGCTTATAACCGTCTTTAGCAGGCTGGCCGTTTTCAAATTTTACCAAGGAAGCTACCGTAGTAGAGCCCTGTATGTTAGAGATATCAAAACACTCTATTGAAGCGGGTAGTGTTTTGAGATGTAGTGAGGATTTTATTCTCTCTAAAATGTCGACCCCTTTTAATTCATCAGAGTATTTTCTCTGAAAGCTCTCTAGCGAGTTTCTATTTGCAAGCTCTACTTCTTTTAACTTATCGCCTCTTTGCGGGGAGTAAAGACGAACTTTGTAACCCTGTTTTTCTGAGAGCCATGATGCAATATCTGAAGACCTGTTAATACTAAGCGGAACAGTAATCTCTTTTGGAACAAACCTGTTTCCGCCGTAGAACTGAGATAAAAATTCTTCTAATATCTCTTCGTCCTCCACAAGAGCATTATTAAATGAGTACGAAGATCTGTCTACCAAGCTCCCGCCTCTGAAAAACAAAACGGAAAACTCGGCCCTCTGCCCTTCCCTATAAAAGCCAACGACATCTTTATCTTTGGTGCTCGGAGTGACAAACATCTGGGCATCCATATTTTTCTCTAAAAGCCTGATCTGATCCCTGAAGCTAGCTGCGTCCTCGTACCTTGTTTCATCAGACGCTTTTTCCATACTGTCCTTTAGAAGTTTGATGATCTGTTTTTTCTCTCCTCTTAAAAACATACGCACCTGATCCACCACTTCCCCGTAG is drawn from Thermodesulfobacteriota bacterium and contains these coding sequences:
- the uvrC gene encoding excinuclease ABC subunit UvrC, which translates into the protein MILDKEKVKSIPQSTGVYLLKDKKGRTIYIGKAKNLRSRLLSYLNETDIAQRPQIQYLMREAADIDYFVSRNEREALVLENSLIKQKKPRYNIRLRDDKNYLSLRLDPKENFPRLSLTRRVLKDGAIYYGPFASADALKKAKRLIHKIFPLRDCTDEKFRRHASRPCLNYYMGLCLGPCAGKSGEEGYGEVVDQVRMFLRGEKKQIIKLLKDSMEKASDETRYEDAASFRDQIRLLEKNMDAQMFVTPSTKDKDVVGFYREGQRAEFSVLFFRGGSLVDRSSYSFNNALVEDEEILEEFLSQFYGGNRFVPKEITVPLSINRSSDIASWLSEKQGYKVRLYSPQRGDKLKEVELANRNSLESFQRKYSDELKGVDILERIKSSLHLKTLPASIECFDISNIQGSTTVASLVKFENGQPAKDGYKRYKIKNVKGPNDYASMHEVLSRRLARADQQGWEVPDLILIDGGKGQLNIAQNVLQELSYLDKVDLASIAKGRKEGESDKIYIHGRKNPIIFSKNSEALFLLMRIRDEAHRFAITYHKSLRGKKALTSELDSIPGIGTKRKKVLIKHFGSISKIREAAVSEIESLSGFNKKLAEDLKKHLST